The Jannaschia sp. M317 DNA segment CTGTCGATCCTTCTGGCAGGTCGCCCGATCGTCGGCATCCTGACCTTTCTGATCTGGATACCCGCCTTGTTGCTGTCGGGTGGGTTGACCCATCCGATGTTCATCCTGCTGGCGTGGTTTATCATTTTCGAAGGACGCAATCGATCTGACTGATCGCAAAGGAGCGGTTGCGAAGCCGTGGTCGGATTTGAGTATTTTTGCCGAGAAGAAGCCCCGGCCAGGGATGAGAGAACAATTTTAGTCAATTTGTGTGGAAATGGGGTCACCCTTGCCCCGCCCCCCTGCCCCGGCTATGGCGACGCGGTCTGAACCGGAGGGTGTCAATATGGGCTTCAAGATGGGCATCGTGGGTCTGCCGAACGTCGGCAAGTCGACCCTGTTCAACGCGCTGACGCGCACTGCCGCCGCGCAGGCCGCCAACTTTCCGTTTTGTACGATTGACCCCAACGTGGGCGATGTTGCCGTGCCGGACGCCCGTCTGGATACCTTGGCCGCCATTGCCAAATCGAAAGAGACCATCCCGACGCGGATGACCTTTGTGGACATCGCCGGTCTGGTAAAGGGTGCCTCCAAGGGCGAAGGGCTGGGCAATCAGTTCCTGGCCAACATCCGCGAGACGGACGCCATCGCCCATGTCCTGCGCTGTTTCGAGGACGGCGACGTGACCCACGTTGAGGATCGTGTGAATCCGGTCGAGGACGCCGAGATCATCGAGACCGAGCTGATGATCGCCGACATGGAATCGATCGAAAAGCGGCTGCAGGGCTTGTCCCGCAAGGTCCGGGGCGGCGACAAGGAGGCAGTCCAGCAGGAACGCCTGTTGAAGATGGCCCTGTCCGCGCTGGAAAGCGGTCAACCGGCACGCACGGTCGAGGTGGCCGACGACGATCTGAAGGCCTGGTCCCTGCTGCAAATGCTGACGTCCAAGCCGATCCTCTATGTGTGCAACGTCGACGAAGGTTCCGCCGCCGAAGGCAACGCCCATTCCGCCGCCGTGGCGGCCATGGCCGAGGCGCAGGGGGCCGCCCATGTCATCATCTCTGCCCAGATCGAAGAGGAAATCGCCCAGCTGTCCGACGAGGAAGCCGCCGAATTCCTGTCCGAGATGGGCCTCGAAGAGCCGGGGCTGGATCGGTTGATCCGCGCGGGTTATTCCCTGCTGTCGCTGGAAACCTATTTTACCGTCGGTCCGAAAGAGGCCCGCGCCTGGACAATCCGTCAGGGTACCAGCGCGCCGAAAGCAGCGGGCGTGATTCACGGGGACTTCGAAAAGGGTTTCATTCGGGCCGAGACCATTGCCTACGACGATTTCGTCACGCTGGGGGGGGAGCAGCCCGCCAAGGAAGCCGGCAAGATGCGGGCCGAGGGCAAGGCCTATATCGTCAAGGACGGCGACGTCCTGCATTTCCTGTTCAACACCTGAATGTGTCACGGACCCAACGCCCGGACTGCCGGGTCTTGTGATCCTGTTGCCCTGATTGAATTGTGATCAAGGAAACCTTGTCGGCGCTCAGGCGTTGTGTTGAGACATATGCGACAGAGATGTCCGACGGCGATGGATGGAGCGGGAGACGAGTGATGCAGAGACGTGAATTGATCGCCGGTGGGGCGGCTTTGGGCTTGATGGGCCTTGGCGCGGTAGAAGCCAATGCGCAGGGCACCCCCCTGTCGATGCAGCCTGTCGAGGTCCGGATCCGTGCGGATATCGCCCCGAACGAGGTTCACGTGATCCCCGACGCCTTCATGCTGTATTGGACCCAGCCGAACCAACGCGCCATTCGCTACATGGTGCGGGTCGGCCGCGACGACCTGTATGAGCCGGGCGAGTATTTCGTCGGGGCCAAGAAGGAATGGCCGAGCTGGACCCCGACCCCCGCCATGATCGAGCGCAACCCTGCCTACAAGCAGTGGGAAGACGGACAGCCGGGTGGGCCGAACAACCCGCTGGGCGCGCGCGCGCTCTACCTGTTTCAGCCGGGGCGGGGCGACACGTTCCTGCGCGTCCATGGCACCAACGCGCCCAGCACGATCGGCCGGGCCGTATCGAATGGCTGCGCGGGAATGCTCAACGACCATATCGTCGATCTTTACAGCCGCGTGCCGATGCGCAGCCGGGTGGTGCTCCATCCGAAGACGGCCTGACTGCGGGTCGCATCCCCTCCGACAGGGCCCGGTTTCACGACCGGGCCTTTTTTAATGGGTAGAATGTGCCTGCACGAAAATTTGCCTGTCCTGCACAGGAATATCGCCTTGTTTCCTCAGCTTTCGCCACGTAGACCGACCAGCGGAGACGTGGCCGAGTGGTCGAAGGCGCTCCCCTGCTAAGGGAGTAGGCGGGAAACCGTCTCGAGGGTTCGAATCCCTTCGTCTCCGCCAGATTTTTCACCCCACCAGTGACGTTCTAGCCTTATAAACAAGGGCTTTTGCGTCGTTTTCGCTCTAAGCCATCCGTCAAAACTGCTTGATTTGCTGCACAATCGTCTGCACACTCTGTGATACCACGGCGGAAGGCAGACCGAATGACCATCACCAAGCGCGGCAGCAGCTATTACCTTCGCAAGCGGGTGCCCCGGCGCTATCAGTCGGTGGAGTCGCGCGGCGTGGTCTGGATCAGCCTGCACACCGATTCTGAGACTGTGGCAAAGGTGAAGGCCCCGGCGGCGTGGTCCCATCTGATCGAAGGTTGGGAAGCCCGTCTTGCCGGTGACACGTCCGACGCCGAACGCCGGTTCGATGCCGCCCGCGAATTGGCGGCTGTGCGGGGCTTTCGATACCTGCCCTTCGATAAGGTGGCAGACCTGCCGATTGCCGAATTGCGGGCGCGGCTGGACGCGGCCAAGGGGCGCGACGGTGAGCCTGACACGCGCGAAGCGGCGGCTGTGCTGGGGGGCACGGCGGAACCTGCCATCACAGTCACGCGGGCGCTGGACCTGTTCTGGACGCTGGCCAAGGACAAGTCGCTGGGGAAGTCTGCCGATCAGTTGCGGCGTTGGGAAACCCCCCGCAAGAAAGCCGTGGCCAACTTCGTCGCGGTCGTCGGGGACAAGCCGCTCGCAGAGATTTCCGGCGACGACATGCTTGATTTCCGGCAATGGTGGACGGAACGGCTGGAGTCCGAAGGGCTGACACCGAATAGCGCCAACAAGGATTTGATCCACCTTGGCGACGTGATGAAGACCGTTAACAAGATGAAACGGCTGGGGCTTGTCCTTCCCCTGTCCGACCTGTCGTTCAAAGAGGGTGAGGCCAAACAGCGCCCGCCGTTCAGCACAGCTTGGATCACGGAACGGCTTCTGGCCCCTGGCGCACTGGACGGCTTGAACACGGAAGCGCGTTGTGTGGTGCTGGGGATGGTCAACACCGGATACCGGCCCAGCGAAGGGGCGAACCTGTTGCCCGCCCATATCCGGCTTGCAGACAGGGTGCCGCATATCTCGATTGAACCGGCGGGACGGCAATTGAAGTCGGCCTATGCGCGCCGGATCATCCCGCTTGCCGGGGTCAGCCTTGAAGCCTTCAAAGAATGTCCGAAAGGGTTCCCCCGCTATCGGGACAACGCCAGCCTGTCGGCCACTGTGAACAAGTTCCTGCGGGAACGCGGGTTGATGGAGTCGCCCGATCACGTCCTTTACAGCCTGCGGCACAGTTTTGAGGACCGGATGCTGAATGCCGGAATTGATGACCGGATCAGGCGCGACCTGTTCGGGCACCGCCTCACACGCGAGCGCTACGGCAAGGGGGCATCGCTGGACCATCTTGCAGAGTGCATTCAACGGGTTGCGCTTTGAGCGGCCACAGCCCGCGCACGGGCCAGCGCGCCGCCTGACATGGCGGCTTCTGCGTCTGCCACGTCCCTTTCCAGCCGTTCGAAGATCGGCACGTAAACGGGATCGGCCAAGACCAGCTTGGCAGCGAAGGCAAGATCGCTTCGGAGTTGTTCAAGGTCGCAGCCGTTGGCCGCGATTGGATCGTGTGACATCTGATTGACCAAACAATTGCGGTGCTGTCAGGCTGACGCTTGGTCGTTCCACAGATGATCGGGTGCCGATCAGAAGGTGCCGTTGAGCCGAACCGGGACACTGGCGCTCGGGTTCGCGGCGGCTGTGACGGCCACCCCGATCTTGGTGTTGCCACTGGCGGTGGATGTGACCACCTTGGCGGTGTCATCCCAATAGACCACAGCCCCTTCGGCAAAGTTGTTCGCGGCCACCTTGGGCATGTCGAAGACACCGACCGTTACCAGATCGGCAGTTTCGCCACTGGCAGCGTCACCAGCGGCCACGCCGAAGATCAGGCCCGTCTTGCACCCACCGCCACTGGTGACGGCGTAGGGGGCTGTGAGGGTCAGGTTTTCCCCCTTCTGCACATAGTTCTTCATTTCAGAGTCCTTTCGAGGTTTTGAAGGCTCTGTTGCACAAACCCGGTGAGGGATTCATCTTGTGTATCCAGCGTGGTAGCTGGAGGTCATGAACAGACCCACACCCCCCGCCTACAGGATCAGGAACTGGTCGTCTTACAATGAAGCGCTCAAGCGTCGTGGATCGCTGACGATCCACTGACCGGCAGGGTATTGCGCAGCAATGTCCCGAGAGGTTGGTTCGATCCCACCATGACCTGGGAAGCCGCACCGACCGGCAAACGGGGCCGACAGCCCGGCTATAGCGATGCCGCGATCCAGACTTGCCTTTCGATGAAGGGTGAAGGGCGTCCCGGAATTGATCCAGTGGATCAATTCAGCCCTAAACGGGCGGAGCCCCGGGCTGTTCGGCATGGCGCTCAGGCAGACGACAGGGTTTGTCGAGAGCCTTCTGCGCCTGACCAGTCTGGGTTGGTCGGTGCCAAACTTCAGCACCCTGAGCCGAAGGCAAAAGACCCTTAAGGTCAACATTCCCTATCGTGGATCAGACGGCCCGCTGCACCTCTTGATCCCCTCTCGTGACATCACTGCGTGATGCACTGCCGGGCAGCGGACAGCACCGGGATCAAGGTCGAGGGCGAAGGGGAATGGAACGCCCGCAAGCACGGTGGCACCAAGCGCCGCGTCTAGCGCAAGGTCCACATAGGAATTGACGAACAATCGCTGGAAATCCGGGCTGCCGAGTTCACCACCAGCGACGTAGGCGACGCGCCCATGCTGCCCGAACTGCTGGACCAGATCCCACCCGATCAAGAGATCGCCAGCGTCACAGCCCCCTCTCGGGATCATGCTTTGCATGACCCTGCCGGGCAATGGACGGGGCCTTCGACACCCGAAAGTACCACGACGCCATTGCCGCACGTGGGGCTGCGGCCATCATTCCGCCCCGCAAGAACGCAAAACTATGGAAGCCCGACAGTCTCGGCGCCGTCGCGCGGAACGATGCCCTCCGCGCATCAAAACGCTTCGGCCGGACGATCTGGCGCAGATGGAGCGGGTATCACCGCCGAAGCCGCGTCGAGACAAAGATGCATTGTGTCAAACTTCTGGGCCAAAGCCTGGCCGCCCGGGACTTCGACCGTCAGGTTGCCGAGGTCCAAATCCGAGTGGCAGTGCTGAACGGCTTCACCGCGCTCGGAACGCCGATCACTGAAGTCGTGGGATGAGTCCGTCCGGGCAAAGGGGAGCCTCGGCCATCAAGCGATTTGTGCAACAGAGCCCGCTAGGGTGATCGCATCGGCGGTCTCGATCTGGATTTCAGCTGCACGACAGCAGAACCAATCGGCCAGGAGACTGGCTGCCAATGAAAACGGTCCTGATCCCCCGAACGCCCGATCCTGATGCGTCGTCACACACCAACTGGCCTCGAGTTCGGTGATCTCTGCGTCCTGCGTCAACGACGCCTGCCAAATCCCAGCGCACGGAGTCCGCAGCCAGTGATTTTAGCCCGCACGGGGAACATCAATGCTGTTTCACTTCCTTTGAAAAGGCTGGCCAATTTCACAGACAACAAGGACGGATTCGCAAAGCAAATCCGTCCTGATCGCCAATACATGTTTTTCGATGCCCGTAGTGGGACTCGGTTCACGTTTCGTCTTGGTGCAGGGTTCGTCCCTATTTCAGCAAAGCAAGGATTTCCTGCGCCGCCGCGGCCGATGAGGCGGGATTCTGGCCGGTCACCAGATTGCCGTCGCGCAAGACGAAGCTGCTCCAATCCGCTCCCTTTTCGTAGGTGCCACCATTTGCCTTCAGCATGTCCTCGACTAAGAAAGGCACAATGTCGGTGAGGGCCACGGCCTCTTCTTCGGTGTTGGTAAATCCTGTTACCCGACGGCCGGAAACCAGCGGCTTGTTATCCGGCCCCTGTGTGTGGCGGAACACGGCGGGGGCGTGACAGACGGCACCAACGGGCCTGTTGGCGGCGTTGAAAGCCTCTATCAGGCGCTTGCTGTCCGTATCTTCGGCCAGATCCCACAAGGGGCCATGGCCGCCCGGATAGAAGATCGCGTCAAACCCGTCTTCGGTGACATCCGAGAGTGTCAGAGTGTTCGCCAGATGCGCCTGCGCGTCGGCATCGTCCTTGAAGCGGCGGGTATCGTCGGTCTGCGCGTCCGAGCTGTCGCTGGAGGGATCAATCGGCGGCTGCCCCCCTTTGGGCGAGGCCAATGTGATCTCGGTGCCCGCGTCCTTGAAGACGTAGTAGGGTGCCGCGAATTCTTCCAGCCAGAAGCCAGTTTTCTTACCAGTGTCCCCGAGCGTGTCGTGGGATGTCAGTACCATCAGGATTTTCATGGTCTTGCCTTTCAGTTGCGGCCAACGCGAATGACGCGCTTGCCAAAGTTTTCGCCGTTCAGCAGTCCGATGAAGGCTTCGGGCGCGTTTTCCAGCCCATCGATGATCTCTTCGCGGTACTTGATTTGTCCGCCTTCGATCCACGCCGTCATGTCCTTGGCGAAGTCCGGGTAGAGATGGCCGAAGTCGTCAAAAATGATGAACCCCTGCATCTTGATCTTGTTCCGAAGGATCTGACCCATGAGCCAGTTCATCCGGTCTGGCCCATCGGGCAGGCTGGTGGCGTTGTATTGCGAAACAATGCCGCAAACCGGCACGCGCGCGTTCGGGTTCAAGAGCGGAAGGACGCCATCAAGTACCTTGCCGCCGACATTTTCAAAGTAGACGTCGATGCCTTCGGGGCTGGCCGCGGCAAGCTGTTCGGCGAAGTCATCCGACTTGTGGTCAATACAGGCATCAAAGCCCAACTCGTTGACTGCATAGGCGCATTTATCCGGTCCGCCCGCTATGCCGACCACGCGGCAGCCCAGGATCTTGCCGATCTGCCCCACGGTTGCCCCGACCGGCCCGGTTGCAGCCGCCACGGCAATTGTCTCGCCCGGCTTGGGCGCGCCGATCTGTGTGAGACCGGCCCAGGCTGTGAAGCCGGGCATGCCCATGATCCCCAGCGCCCAGGACGGATGCGCAGGCGACTTGCCCAGGTTGGTGACGCCCGACCCATCGCTGAGCGCATAATCCTGCCAGCCATTGAAGCTGAGCACAAAATCGCCCGGTGCGAACCCGTCGACGTTCGAGGTCACGACCTGCGCGACTGTTCCGCCCACCATGACCCCGTCAATTTCCACCGGAGCAGCGTAGGATTTAGCA contains these protein-coding regions:
- the ychF gene encoding redox-regulated ATPase YchF, whose amino-acid sequence is MGFKMGIVGLPNVGKSTLFNALTRTAAAQAANFPFCTIDPNVGDVAVPDARLDTLAAIAKSKETIPTRMTFVDIAGLVKGASKGEGLGNQFLANIRETDAIAHVLRCFEDGDVTHVEDRVNPVEDAEIIETELMIADMESIEKRLQGLSRKVRGGDKEAVQQERLLKMALSALESGQPARTVEVADDDLKAWSLLQMLTSKPILYVCNVDEGSAAEGNAHSAAVAAMAEAQGAAHVIISAQIEEEIAQLSDEEAAEFLSEMGLEEPGLDRLIRAGYSLLSLETYFTVGPKEARAWTIRQGTSAPKAAGVIHGDFEKGFIRAETIAYDDFVTLGGEQPAKEAGKMRAEGKAYIVKDGDVLHFLFNT
- a CDS encoding L,D-transpeptidase, coding for MQRRELIAGGAALGLMGLGAVEANAQGTPLSMQPVEVRIRADIAPNEVHVIPDAFMLYWTQPNQRAIRYMVRVGRDDLYEPGEYFVGAKKEWPSWTPTPAMIERNPAYKQWEDGQPGGPNNPLGARALYLFQPGRGDTFLRVHGTNAPSTIGRAVSNGCAGMLNDHIVDLYSRVPMRSRVVLHPKTA
- a CDS encoding DUF6538 domain-containing protein; protein product: MTITKRGSSYYLRKRVPRRYQSVESRGVVWISLHTDSETVAKVKAPAAWSHLIEGWEARLAGDTSDAERRFDAARELAAVRGFRYLPFDKVADLPIAELRARLDAAKGRDGEPDTREAAAVLGGTAEPAITVTRALDLFWTLAKDKSLGKSADQLRRWETPRKKAVANFVAVVGDKPLAEISGDDMLDFRQWWTERLESEGLTPNSANKDLIHLGDVMKTVNKMKRLGLVLPLSDLSFKEGEAKQRPPFSTAWITERLLAPGALDGLNTEARCVVLGMVNTGYRPSEGANLLPAHIRLADRVPHISIEPAGRQLKSAYARRIIPLAGVSLEAFKECPKGFPRYRDNASLSATVNKFLRERGLMESPDHVLYSLRHSFEDRMLNAGIDDRIRRDLFGHRLTRERYGKGASLDHLAECIQRVAL
- a CDS encoding DUF2190 family protein; this translates as MKNYVQKGENLTLTAPYAVTSGGGCKTGLIFGVAAGDAASGETADLVTVGVFDMPKVAANNFAEGAVVYWDDTAKVVTSTASGNTKIGVAVTAAANPSASVPVRLNGTF
- a CDS encoding type 1 glutamine amidotransferase domain-containing protein, encoding MKILMVLTSHDTLGDTGKKTGFWLEEFAAPYYVFKDAGTEITLASPKGGQPPIDPSSDSSDAQTDDTRRFKDDADAQAHLANTLTLSDVTEDGFDAIFYPGGHGPLWDLAEDTDSKRLIEAFNAANRPVGAVCHAPAVFRHTQGPDNKPLVSGRRVTGFTNTEEEAVALTDIVPFLVEDMLKANGGTYEKGADWSSFVLRDGNLVTGQNPASSAAAAQEILALLK
- a CDS encoding NADP-dependent oxidoreductase, whose protein sequence is MTQTETVNRQLVLAERPKGAPTKDTLRLVEGQVPSAGPGEMLLRTEFLSLDPYMRGRMSDAKSYAAPVEIDGVMVGGTVAQVVTSNVDGFAPGDFVLSFNGWQDYALSDGSGVTNLGKSPAHPSWALGIMGMPGFTAWAGLTQIGAPKPGETIAVAAATGPVGATVGQIGKILGCRVVGIAGGPDKCAYAVNELGFDACIDHKSDDFAEQLAAASPEGIDVYFENVGGKVLDGVLPLLNPNARVPVCGIVSQYNATSLPDGPDRMNWLMGQILRNKIKMQGFIIFDDFGHLYPDFAKDMTAWIEGGQIKYREEIIDGLENAPEAFIGLLNGENFGKRVIRVGRN